The following are encoded in a window of Manihot esculenta cultivar AM560-2 chromosome 8, M.esculenta_v8, whole genome shotgun sequence genomic DNA:
- the LOC110621558 gene encoding importin subunit alpha-2-like: MAILWLKSMAVIAYYLSSGVYRFQFAAAVKLRFLLSIADPPIDEVIERGCVPRLVELIGDHVSYPDLTFEAAQALVIITGATLEQAKVVIEHGVVPKFVELLASEKHDLQKLAVQSLGSVSAQSIACRDLVLGHGALTPLLYLLEKYSEPSMLECTILLQIASRTLAILCYGSPPPPLDQVKSVLPTLRKLIHLHPTVGVLGNVVEDACLALSCLSNGTVEQIQVVIDANICERLVILQRHTQHEIVEPAVRIVGNIFRGSDSQIQKVIEADIIPPLVNLLEDENYEAEVKWEAVCALSNATLRGSNNRTLKMCLVGLKNILKVGEAEKGDRVNLYAQIIKELDGFWKIENLKTSPDNGEMATKILRSYWKREDDKYNEVNMKFALLLYLYE; encoded by the exons ATGGCAATCTTGTGG CTGAAAAGTATGGCTGTTATTGCATACTATTTGTCCAGTGGTGTTTATCGATTTCAATTTGCAGCAGCTGTTAAGCTCAGATTTCTATTATCGATTG CAGATCCTCCAATCGATGAAGTAATTGAAAGGGGTTGTGTCCCTCGGTTAGTGGAGCTTATTGGAGACCATGTTTCCTATCCTGACCTTACA TTTGAAGCTGCACAAGCTTTGGTGATAATTACAGGTGCTACACTAGAGCAGGCAAAAGTTGTTATTGAACATGGTGTTGTCCCCAAGTTTGTGGAGCTGCTTGCTTCTGAAAAACATGATCTGCAAAAGCTG GCAGTACAGTCTTTGGGTAGTGTTTCCGCTCAATCTATAGCTTGTAGGGATCTCGTTCTTGGTCATGGTGCTCTCACACCATTACTATATCTGTTAGAGAAGTACTCTGAACCATCCATGCTTGAATGCACGATCTTGTTGCAGATTGCTAGCCGCACTTTGGCTATACTATGTTATGGCAGCCCACCACCACCACTTGATCAG GTGAAGTCTGTATTGCCAACTCTTCGAAAACTTATTCACTTGCACCCAACAGTTGGAGTTCTAGGGAATGTTGTTGAGGATGCATGCCTGGCCCTCTCTTGTCTGTCAAATGGTACAGTCGAACAAATTCAGGTTGTCATTGATGCAAACATCTGTGAAAGGCTTGTGATACTTCAGCG CCATACACAACATGAAATTGTTGAACCTGCTGTTCGAATTGTTGGAAACATCTTCCGAGGTAGTGATTCTCAGATTCAG AAAGTTATCGAGGCAGATATCATCCCTCCTCTCGTCAATCTTCTTGAAGATGAAAATTACGAGGCTGAAGTCAAGTGGGAAGCTGTGTGCGCTCTTTCAAATGCCACCTTGAGGGGATCCA ACAACAGGACATTGAAGATGTGCCTTGTGGGGTTGAAGAACATCCTCAAAGTGGGTGAGGCTGAGAAGGGCGACAGAGTTAATCTTTACGCACAAATTATCAAAGAACTGGATGGATTTTGGAAAATTGAGAATCTGAAAACTAGTCCCGACAATGGTGAGATGGCTACCAAGATCTTGAGAAGCTACTGGAAAAGGGAAGATGACAA ATATAATGAA GTTAACATGAAGTTTGCTCTTTTATTGTATTTGTATGAATGA